From one Larimichthys crocea isolate SSNF chromosome XVIII, L_crocea_2.0, whole genome shotgun sequence genomic stretch:
- the LOC104926341 gene encoding C-X-C chemokine receptor type 4, which yields MEYDISFDISDNVTDNNSEESGDFELNYQEPCGRALSNNFNKFFLPTVYGIIFILGIIGNGLVVVVMGYQKKVKTMTDKYRLHLSVADLLFVFTLPFWAVDAASSWYFGGFLCVSVHMIYTVNLYSSVLILAFISLDRYLAVVRATTTNSQDMRKRLASKVIYLGVWLPAAVLTVPDLVFARVQNTGSSNYLFMDESMETGDSRTICQRIYPQETSLIWTVVFRFQHILVGFILPGLVILICYCIIISKLSQGAKPQALKKKALKTTVILIVCFFSCWLPYCVGIFLDTLIMLNVIPSSCELQQAVETWISVTEALAYFHCCLNPILYAFLGVKFKKSARSALTVTSRSSQKATLMTKKRGAISSVSTESESSSVLSS from the exons ATGGAG taTGACATTAGCTTTGACATCTCTGACAACGTCACTGACAACAACTCAGAGGAGTCTGGAGACTTTGAACTGAACTACCAGGAGCCATGTGGAAGAGCGCTCAGCAACAACTTCAACAAGTTCTTCCTACCAACAGTTTACGGAATAATATTCATTCTGGGAATCATTGGCAATGGATTAGTCGTTGTTGTCATGGGCTAccagaaaaaagtcaaaacgATGACTGACAAGTACCGGCTCCATCTCTCTGTGGCTGACCTCCTGTTCGTCTTCACGCTGCCCTTCTGGGCTGTGGatgcagccagcagctggtaCTTTGGCGggttcctctgtgtgtctgtgcacatgaTCTACACGGTCAACCTGTACAGCAGCGTGTTGATCCTGGCATTCATCAGTCTAGACAGATACCTGGCAGTTGTGCGggccaccaccaccaacagccAAGACATGAGGAAGCGGCTTGCAAGCAAAGTGATCTATTTAGGTGTGTGGCTGCCTGCAGCCGTGCTGACTGTACCGGACCTGGTGTTTGCCAGGGTGCAGAACACAGGGTCTTCAAACTACCTTTTCATGGACGAAAGCATGGAGACTGGAGACTCCAGGACCATCTGCCAGCGCATCTACCCGCAGGAAACCAGTCTTATATGGACAGTTGTTTTCCGCTTCCAGCACATCCTCGTGGGCTTCATATTACCTGGTTTGGTCATCCTCATCTGCTATTGTATCATCATCTCCAAGCTGTCGCAGGGTGCCAAGCCCCAGGCACTGAAGAAGAAAGCGCTGAAGACCACGGTCATCCTCATcgtgtgttttttctcctgctggCTGCCCTACTGTGTTGGCATCTTTTTGGACACGCTCATAATGCTGAATGTGATCCCTTCTTCTTGTGAGTTGCAACAAGCAGTGGAGACTTGGATTTCTGTCACTGAGGCGCTGGCCTATTTTCACTGCTGCCTGAATCCCATCCTCTATGCTTTCCTGGGAGTTAAGTTTAAGAAATCAGCCAGGAGTGCACTGACAGTCACCAGTAGATCAAGTCAGAAAGCGACTCTCATGACAAAAAAGCGAGGGGCAATTTCATCTGTGTCAACTGAGTCTGAGTCCTCAAGTGTTTTGTCAAGTTAA